The DNA segment ATTACAGAAGTGGGTGTAAAGTATGAGCGTAAAGAGTATTTCCTTCCACAGCTGCTTCGGTCTGCTGAAACTATGCAGCACGGTTTTTCTTTGCTTCGTCCTTTGTTGGAGAAGGATGCTGCAGCAGCCGTCCGTCCTAAAGTAATCATGGCAACAGTTGAAGGCGATATTCATGATATTGGAAAAAATATCGTATGCTTAATGCTTGGCAACCATGGTTTTGATGTCATTGATCTTGGTAAAGACGTTAAAGCGGAAACAATTGTAGATGCAGCCGCAGAGCAAGGTGCAAAAATTATTGGGCTTTCTGCTTTGATGACAACAACAATGGTGCGTATGGAAGATACTGTGTCCTTATTGAAAGAACGTGGCATGGATGATGTGAAAGTAATGGTCGGCGGTGCTGTTGTTACTGCTGCTTTTGCTGAGACAATCGGTGCCCATGGCTACTCTGAAGATGCAGTTTCAGCTGTACGAGTCGCACAATCGTTTTTAGAGGAGAAATAGTCAGCATGAAATCTATTAAATCCGTAATTCACATTGCATTATTATGCATGGCGATATCTGTCCTTTTCGGGGCGAAGTCAGCCGTAGCTGAACCACTGAAGAAAGTTGATACTGTCGAAGTGATTAAACTTATTAATAGTGGTAAAGGCAAAGTTACGGTTGTGAATTTTTGGGCTTCATGGTGTCCGCCATGTCGTGAAGAGATGCCGGATTTAGTAAAGACGCGTGCTGCGTTTTCTGATGACGATTTGTTGTTGATTGGAATTTCAGTAGATGAAGACGTGGCACTTGCTGAAAAAGCAGTGAAAGAGTTTGGGCTGAATTATCCGGTCCATGTAGCAGAATCTGATGTATATGAAACGTTTGGGATTCAGTCCATTCCACGTCTTCTTGTGTATGATACTAAAGGCAAGCTTGTTGTCGATCACGTAGGCCCTGTGACCTTCGAGGATTTGAAAAAGCTTGTGGATGAAGTTTTAAAGGAAAAATAGAAATAATGTCTGAGCCGTTTATTCGCAAAGCACAGATGCGGGATGTGAAGGTAATTCATCACCTGCTGTTAACGTGTTCTACTCAAGGTATCCTTCTTCCTCGTTCATTAACTCAGTTGTACAATAGCCTGCGAGAGTTTAACGTCTTAGACCCTGGTGACGGGGGGGACATTATTGGTTGCTCGGCTCTTTCCATTGTTTGGGACGGATTGGCAGAAATTCGTTCGCTCATAGTTGATGAAAGTGTTCGTCGCGGCGGGTATGGTCGTATGCTTGTAGAAGCATGTTTAGACGAAGCTCGCACATTAGGTATTTACAAAATCTTCACTCTCACATATCAAGATGCCTTTTTTCAGAAGCAAGGCTTCGTAGAAGTGTCGAAGGAAGTACTGCCTCAAAAAATATGGGCAGACTGTGTTAATTGTCCAAAATTCCCCGAGTGTGACGAAATCGCCATGCTCATCGAGATACAACCAGATGATTCTGGAGAGAGTTAATGGAAATCAAGGAACTTAAAGTAGTTTATAGCGAAGAACAGATTCAGGAACGTGTTAAAGAGCTTGCAGCACAGATTAACAAAGACTTTGAAGGTAAAGACCTTGTAGTCGTCTGTGTGCTCAAAGGTGCTTTCATGTTTTTCTCAGATTTATTAAAGCATCTGACCGTTAAACCCGAAATAGATTTTGTGCGTTGTGCCAGCTACGGCAAAGGTACAACTAGCTCTAAAACAGTTTCTTTCACAAAAGACCTTGAAGTTTCCATTGATGGAAAACATGTTCTCATCGTGGAAGACATTGTTGACACTGGTCATACTATCTCCTTCCTCATGTCTCAGCTTAAAGCTCGAGGTGCAGAATCCCTTAAGCTTGCTTCTATTGTAGAAAAAGTTGAGCGTCGCGAAATTGATGTCGTTGTTGACTATCCTGGTTTTACTCTGGAAAAAGGGTTTATTGTCGGGTATGGAATGGACTACGCTGAAAAATATCGTGAGTTGGGAGCTATTTACGAAGCAACTGTGATCGAATAACGGTTTTTGAAACGTAATTGGGAAGCGTTATGCACATTACCTGTCCAAATTGTTCTACAAAGTTCAGTCTTCCAGATGAAATGTTCAAAGAGGGAGCGCAGGCTCGTTGTACTGTATGCGACGAAGTTTTTTCTCTTATTCAAACTCCAGAGCACAATGTTGAAGTAGAACCTCAAGAAGATCCTTTCGTTGAATCGCTTGAAGCGAAAGAGACTATTGCTCCTGAGGGAGATACTGATACGCTTATTGGAGGGGAGGGGACATTTGGGCTTGGCGAACCTAAGAAGAAGGAAAAGTCAGGCAAGGGATGCCTTATCTTTTTCCTTATCCTTACTCTGCTGGGGGGGGCCTGCGCAGGTGTATGGTATTTAGCACCTGATCTTGTTAAGCGTTTTCTGCCAATGGAAGAAAAGGCTGAGAGTTTACCCACTTCAGTAGCGAATGACGTTTCTCGAATTTCGCTCAAAAATATTAGTCAGTATTACATTACGAATGAGAAGATCGGTCAGGTTTTTGTTATCGAAGGTGATGCAGAAAATCGTTTTGGTGTTCCTAAGGAACTCATTAAGGTTGAAGCCACTTTATATGATGCAAACAACGTAGCAATTGCTAGTAAGCAGCAGC comes from the Halodesulfovibrio marinisediminis DSM 17456 genome and includes:
- the hpt gene encoding hypoxanthine phosphoribosyltransferase, producing the protein MEIKELKVVYSEEQIQERVKELAAQINKDFEGKDLVVVCVLKGAFMFFSDLLKHLTVKPEIDFVRCASYGKGTTSSKTVSFTKDLEVSIDGKHVLIVEDIVDTGHTISFLMSQLKARGAESLKLASIVEKVERREIDVVVDYPGFTLEKGFIVGYGMDYAEKYRELGAIYEATVIE
- a CDS encoding zinc-ribbon and DUF3426 domain-containing protein yields the protein MHITCPNCSTKFSLPDEMFKEGAQARCTVCDEVFSLIQTPEHNVEVEPQEDPFVESLEAKETIAPEGDTDTLIGGEGTFGLGEPKKKEKSGKGCLIFFLILTLLGGACAGVWYLAPDLVKRFLPMEEKAESLPTSVANDVSRISLKNISQYYITNEKIGQVFVIEGDAENRFGVPKELIKVEATLYDANNVAIASKQQLGGSGVSLFQLQVLAKEELADALNNKVEILTNNTNVMPTKSVHFMVVFYDPPKNVAEFGVKVVEAKNPPIQ
- a CDS encoding TlpA family protein disulfide reductase, which produces MKSIKSVIHIALLCMAISVLFGAKSAVAEPLKKVDTVEVIKLINSGKGKVTVVNFWASWCPPCREEMPDLVKTRAAFSDDDLLLIGISVDEDVALAEKAVKEFGLNYPVHVAESDVYETFGIQSIPRLLVYDTKGKLVVDHVGPVTFEDLKKLVDEVLKEK
- a CDS encoding N-acetyltransferase; translation: MSEPFIRKAQMRDVKVIHHLLLTCSTQGILLPRSLTQLYNSLREFNVLDPGDGGDIIGCSALSIVWDGLAEIRSLIVDESVRRGGYGRMLVEACLDEARTLGIYKIFTLTYQDAFFQKQGFVEVSKEVLPQKIWADCVNCPKFPECDEIAMLIEIQPDDSGES